The following coding sequences lie in one Lepeophtheirus salmonis chromosome 11, UVic_Lsal_1.4, whole genome shotgun sequence genomic window:
- the LOC121125950 gene encoding TLC domain-containing protein 3A — MGILSTSPTFLVGSLEAIFGIIFFPSFFHLSVRLTNYVFRHRSLPPGDVLDICNKLVSAVFALLSVSVGLSVLRNCGDAVMTEVHPIVRHYMCFGLSYFLYDIYSMYLVYSASSQGVKTSEEEKVVSSRLNLFSCLPSIIIHFKTGENSMPHWLKFFRARKIMIMHHLLIPFFGFPIFMSYRQSLGDCLIALGFCMEASTPFVSLRAILYHLGLKSSILYLVNGLLMNIVFFICRILVFPYMYQLYANQCGLTLSQLIFTGKVPLFCNSSMLLLFLPQLYWFSLMLRGSYKVITRILTPKEKV, encoded by the exons ATGGGGATACTTTCCACATCTCCAACCTTTCTCGTCGGAAGTTTGGAAGCCATCTTTGGAATAATATTCTTCCCCTCCTTTTTTCACCTCTCCGTCCGTTTGACTAACTATGTCTTTAG ACACCGCTCCCTTCCACCAGGAGATGTTTTGGATATATGCAACAAACTTGTGTCAGCAGTGTTTGCTCTTCTCAGCGTCAGTGTTGGACTCAGCGTTCTCAGAAATTGTGGGGATGCTGTTATGACAGAAGTCCATCCCATTGTTCGACATTATATGTGCTTTGGACTCTCTTATTTCCTCTATGACATCTATTCCATGTATCTCGTCTATAGTGCTTCGTCTCAGGGAGTTAAAACATCTGAGGAGGAAAAAGTTGTTTCAAGTCGATTGAACTTATTTTCATGTTTGCCTTCAATCATCATTCACTTTAAAACGGGTGAAAACAGCATGCCTCATTGGCTGAAATTCTTCAGGGCTCGGAAAATCATGATTATGCATCATCTACTCATACCCTTTTTCgg GTTTCCCATCTTCATGTCATACCGTCAGAGCTTAGGAGATTGTCTTATTGCATTAGGATTTTGTATGGAGGCATCCACTCCATTCGTGAGTCTAAGAGCTATTCTCTATCATCTTGGACTCAAATCCTCTATTCTATACCTCGTCAACGGCCTTCTAATGAACATCGTTTTCTTTATATGCCGCATCCTAGTTTTCCCTTATATGTATCAGCTTTATGCCAATCAGTGTGGACTCACTCTATCTCAGCTTATATTTACTGGAAAAGTGCCTCTGTTTTGTAACTCGTCCATGCTTTTACTTTTCTTACCACAACTCTACTGGTTCTCTCTTATGCTGAGGGGATCTTATAAAGTCATTACCAGGATTTTAACACCAAAGGAAAAAGTCTAA